A genomic region of Gossypium hirsutum isolate 1008001.06 chromosome D01, Gossypium_hirsutum_v2.1, whole genome shotgun sequence contains the following coding sequences:
- the LOC121213567 gene encoding increased DNA methylation 1-like, translated as MSVGEGEVCEGAVRKKGCSGRPKNSKAKSHLWAKDRVFRYAHENRKQEVRYQSPNVKLYHSLKTACKSFIDDGTMGNLEPKQPQKRKCLGPKTQPLSPKRSKKVKKQENRISDRKPRTDLSWLIDNKAVSILEKVYYRSKTGTPLIKGRITRDGIQCLCCFKVFALTAFEVHAGSTNRRPAANIILDDGAGRSLSDCQRQVRHSTSPSIVDNPNSKTAKFNSIEHENDEACSVCCYGGELICCEYCPSAFHMNCLGLNEVPDGNWFCPSCCCGICGIGYLREKSYRTCHQCELKFHIDCLSLKSSENMVLLCSQKCEKVFYGLQKLTGKPIPAGNNLTWTLLKSDHHGAENHSQLRVALKVKHECFEPTKNDETGRDVVEDVVFSRVSKLKRLNFKGFYTVIVEEKEDVVSVATLRVYGNRVAEMPLVATSFRHRRRGMCRLLVDQVEKNLVKLGVEKLILPALPTTVDTWVKCFGFTPMEKDEILNLLLYSLLDFQGTILCQKLLT; from the coding sequence ATGTCTGTAGGTGAAGGTGAAGTATGTGAAGGAGCTGTTCGCAAAAAAGGATGTTCTGGTCGACCGAAGAACTCCAAAGCCAAAAGCCATCTTTGGGCTAAGGATCGGGTTTTCAGGTATGCCCACGAAAATAGAAAACAAGAAGTGCGGTATCAATCCCCCAACGTAAAACTTTATCATTCACTGAAAACGGCTTGCAAAAGCTTCATCGACGATGGAACAATGGGAAACTTGGAACCCAAGCAACCTCAAAAACGAAAGTGTTTGGGTCCGAAGACTCAACCGCTATCACCGAAAAGAAGCAAAAAGGTGAAGAAACAAGAAAATCGAATTTCTGATCGTAAGCCTCGAACTGATCTCTCTTGGCTGATAGATAACAAGGCTGTTTCGATACTGGAAAAGGTGTATTACCGCAGTAAGACCGGGACTCCATTGATAAAAGGTCGGATAACTCGTGATGGGATTCAATGTCTTTGTTGTTTCAAGGTCTTCGCTCTCACCGCCTTTGAAGTTCATGCTGGGAGTACCAATCGGAGGCCAGCCGCTAACATAATCTTGGACGACGGTGCTGGCAGGTCACTTTCCGATTGTCAAAGACAAGTTCGTCATTCAACGAGTCCTTCTATTGTAGACAACCCTAATTCTAAAACTGCGAAGTTCAATTCAATTGAACATGAGAATGATGAAGCGTGCTCCGTTTGTTGCTATGGGGGAGAGTTAATTTGCTGTGAGTATTGCCCTTCAGCTTTCCACATGAATTGCCTTGGCTTAAACGAAGTTCCCGATGGCAACTGGTTTTGCCCATCCTGCTGCTGTGGAATCTGTGGCATTGGGTATTTAAGGGAGAAAAGTTATCGTACTTGTCATCAATGTGAGCTTAAGTTCCATATTGATTGCTTGAGCTTGAAGAGTTCCGAAAACATGGTATTATTATGTAGCCAGAAGTGTGAAAAGGTCTTTTATGGCCTGCAAAAACTTACAGGGAAGCCAATACCAGCGGGAAACAATCTGACATGGACATTATTGAAATCTGATCATCATGGTGCAGAAAATCACAGTCAGTTAAGGGTTGCACTAAAAGTGAAGCATGAGTGTTTCGAACCAACCAAAAATGATGAGACGGGGAGAGATGTGGTCGAAGATGTGGTTTTCAGCCGAGTCTCAAAGCTGAAACGATTGAATTTCAAAGGATTCTATACTGTGATTGTGGAGGAAAAGGAGGATGTGGTTTCAGTGGCCACTCTCAGGGTATACGGTAACAGGGTGGCTGAAATGCCCCTTGTCGCCACCAGTTTCAGACACCGCCGCCGCGGAATGTGTCGACTTTTGGTAGATCAAGTTGAAAAGAATCTAGTGAAATTAGGGGTGGAGAAGCTGATTTTGCCTGCACTGCCTACCACGGTGGATACATGGGTTAAGTGCTTTGGGTTTACTCCCATGGAAAAGGATGAAATATTAAATCTTTTACTGTATAGCTTACTAGATTTCCAGGGAACTATCCTTTGCCAAAAACTGTTGACATAG
- the LOC107933436 gene encoding activating signal cointegrator 1 complex subunit 2 isoform X2: MQEKKLLDLPKLLDICAIYGHENDDLTKLLIANALKAQPTIHDNLTGVLSHFLSIVHTMHERCSTSLEVLLSSGNHGDHGFDRLHTDFLEVMDFINDTIVSMDAFITAYRTAAVFFSCPVEMSYGNEELLTALSRLHDNLLPSLQRGFQSSTKSGEFTMLTDIAISLKMLSLRIVKLGWKLLDICYLSDEVFLDGHPIPTASKMFPATVEDPFIRADILVQTLREINGVSLQSLENKKQDTFLKSVEKNCKIMSKLENLQNTGWIFMDDEQFQYLSGIMMFSTKGIAKEQTPEPPMSTSATSSKVQMDEDAAIMQSKISQVKDLFPDYGKGFIAACLEVYNQNPEEVIQRILEGTLHEDVLALDTSLETMPVPKSASTLSRNDKGKGKMVDADKGKGKMVDADKGKGKLVDIIPVSSTTVPVVNRQPVEGPSVSSSSTVGRFMRKSKDDSPDSATLDSRDENNSLRKVALISQYEYEDEYDDSFDDLGLSVAESGAEETEILSDKLSSNFGKSQPESSGQTMPSSKWGSRKKPQYYVKDGKNYSYKVAGSVAVANANEASLVTQAQEELIHGLGRGGNLPLGAVKKLVEHEEQTNQPDVSETGGREQTRNPRGRGRRGGGRQRESQAEQDNLPDNTEAEERGNVGNHRGRGRRGGGRHNNYRKDRAMNKHFSGLTGF; this comes from the exons GAGAAGAAATTGCTTGACTTGCCTAAGTTGTTGGACATATGCGCTATATATggtcatgaaaatgatgatctgACTAAATTGCTG ATTGCAAATGCGCTGAAAGCTCAGCCTACAATCCATGATAATCTGACTGGGGTATTGTCTCATTTCTTGAGTATTGTTCACACAATGCATGAACGCTGCAGCACATCTTTGGAG GTCCTTCTCTCTTCTGGAAATCATGGGGATCATGGATTTGATCGGCTTCATACTGACTTTTTGGAG GTGATGGACTTTATTAATGATACCATTGTATCTATGGATGCTTTTATTACTGCGTACAGAACTGCAGCTGTTTTTTTCTCTTGCCCTGTTGAAATGAG TTATGGAAATGAAGAATTGCTCACAGCTCTTTCACGTCTGCATGACAATTTACTTCCATCTTTGCAGCGAGGTTTTCAAAGCAGTACTAAATCAGGAGAATTCACAATGCTAACAGATATTGCTATAAGTTTGAAGATGTTATCTTTGAGAATAGTCAAACTTGGTTGGAAACTATTAGATATTTGCTATCTTAGTGATGAAGTGTTTTTGGATGGACATCCAATTCCAACTGCATCAAAGATGTTTCCAGCCACAGTGGAAGATCCATTTATAAGAGCAGATATTTTAGTTCAAACTCTCAGGGAGATAAATGGAGTTTCATTGCAAAGTCTGGAGAACAAGAAACAAGATACTTTCCTTAAGAGTGttgaaaaaaattgcaaaataatGAGCAAACTTGAGAATTTGCAGAATACTG GGTGGATATTCATGGATGATGAACAATTTCAGTATTTATCTGGGATTATGATGTTTTCAACAAAGGGCATTGCAAAAGAGCAAACCCCTGAACCCCCCATGTCAACCTCTGCGACGAGCAGCAAGGTACAGATGGATGAAGATGCAGCAATTATGCAATCAAAAATCAGCCAAGTTAAAGATCTCTTTCCTGATTATGGCAAAGGGTTTATAGCTGCATGCCTTGAAGTTTATAACCAGAATCCAGAAGAGGTTATTCAGAGGATTCTTGAGGGAACACTTCATGAAGATGTGCTGGCCTTGGACACTTCCCTGGAGACAATGCCAGTGCCCAAGTCTGCTTCAACCCTGAGCAGGAATGATAAAGGGAAAGGGAAAATGGTTGATGCTGATAAAGGGAAAGGGAAAATGGTTGATGCTGATAAAGGGAAAGGGAAACTGGTTGACATCATACCGGTATCCTCAACAACTGTACCGGTAGTTAACAGACAACCAGTTGAAGGTCCATCTGTTTCATCCTCATCTACAGTTGGGAGGTTTATGAGGAAGTCTAAAGATGACTCGCCCGATTCTGCTACTCTTGATAGCAGAGATGAAAACAATTCATTAAGAAAAGTTGCTTTGATTTCTCAGTACGAGTATGAAGATGAGTATGATGACTCTTTTGACGACCTAGGTCTAAGTGTTGCAGAGTCAGGGGCGGAGGAAACTGAAATATTAAGTGACAAACTCAGCTCGAACTTTGGAAAGAGTCAACCTGAAAGTTCTGGTCAAACCATGCCTAGTTCAAAGTGGGGCTCAAGAAAGAAACCCCAATACTATGTCAAGGATGGTAAGAATTATAGTTATAAGGTTGCAGGTTCAGTTGCAGTTGCAAATGCCAATGAAGCCTCATTAGTAACCCAAGCTCAGGAGGAATTAATACATGGCCTCGGACGCGGTGGCAACCTTCCCCTTGGTGCAGTTAAGAAGCTGGTGGAGCATGAGGAGCAAACCAACCAGCCTGATGTTTCTGAAACAGGAGGGAGGGAACAGACCAGGAACCCTAGGGGCagaggaagaagaggaggaggaagaCAAAGAGAGTCGCAAGCGGAACAAGATAACCTGCCCGACAACACTGAAGCTGAAGAGAGAGGGAATGTAGGAAATCATAGGGGCAGGGGAAGAAGGGGTGGTGGAAGACATAATAATTACAGGAAGGATAGGGCCATGAATAAGCATTTCTCTGGATTGACTGGTTTTTAG